One stretch of Juglans microcarpa x Juglans regia isolate MS1-56 chromosome 3D, Jm3101_v1.0, whole genome shotgun sequence DNA includes these proteins:
- the LOC121254230 gene encoding protein NUCLEAR FUSION DEFECTIVE 4-like yields MGFFERSSPVSSTALKWLGFVAAVWVQCISGNNYTFSNYSDALKSLMNLTQVELNNLSVAKDVGKAFGLLAGLASDKFPTWLILVIGAVEGLVGYGAQWLVVSEKITLSYWQMCIFLCMGGNSTTWMNTAVLVTCIRNFRKNRGPVSGILKGYVGLSTAIFTDLCAALFYDDAASFLLMLAVVPLGACVIAAFFLHEAPPVATSAEEQEESRYFWVFNIVAVVVAVYLLAYDFIPSPNTVFSQVFVAVLLVLLASPLGIPVYYFFKHRSGQGTDIEGQVREHLLVKEEKEATESQDKVEEVAKEEKTMPLIGEEHLVFEALRTADFWVMFISFLCGVGTGLAVMNNMGQIGLALGYTDVSIFVSLTSIWGFFGRIISGTVSEHFVKKAGTPRPLWNAASQIVMAVGYVLMALAVPGSLYIGSIVVGICYGVRLAITVTVASELFGLKYYGLIYNILILNLPLGSFLFSGLLAGVLYDMEATATTGGGNTCVGAHCYRLVFVVMAVACIIGFGLDILLSVRCKAVYAKICARNRSKKSLPNSRRRSVKD; encoded by the exons ATGGGCTTCTTCGAGCGCTCTTCCCCTGTTTCCTCAACCGCCCTCAAATGGCTAGGCTTTGTAGCTGCCGTCTGGGTCCAATGCATCTCCGGCAACAACTACACCTTCTCCAACTACTCCGATGCCCTTAAGTCCCTAATGAATCTCACCCAGGTTGAGCTCAACAATCTGTCGGTGGCCAAGGATGTGGGCAAGGCTTTTGGCCTTCTCGCCGGCCTTGCTTCCGATAAATTCCCCACCTGGTTAATTCTGGTTATTGGGGCCGTCGAAGGGCTTGTTGGATATGGTGCGCAATGGCTTGTTGTCAGTGAGAAGATCACTCTTTCTTATTGGCAG ATGTGCATATTTCTGTGCATGGGAGGCAACAGCACGACGTGGATGAACACGGCGGTGTTAGTGACCTGCATAAGGAACTTCCGCAAGAACCGGGGGCCAGTCTCGGGCATACTCAAGGGTTACGTGGGCCTCAGCACCGCCATATTCACCGACCTATGTGCCGCTCTCTTCTACGACGATGCCGCCTCCTTCCTGCTCATGCTAGCCGTCGTCCCCTTAGGAGCCTGCGTCATCGCCGCATTTTTCCTCCACGAAGCCCCTCCCGTGGCCACATCCGCCGAAGAGCAAGAGGAGTCCCGTTACTTCTGGGTCTTCAACATCGTCGCCGTCGTCGTCGCGGTCTACCTCCTGGCCTACGACTTCATACCCAGCCCCAACACGGTGTTCTCTCAGGTCTTCGTGGCCGTACTGTTGGTTCTCTTGGCCTCCCCGCTGGGAATCCCGGTTTACTATTTCTTCAAGCACCGGTCAGGACAGGGTACGGACATCGAGGGACAGGTTCGAGAACATCTGTTGGTAAAGGAGGAGAAGGAAGCGACTGAGAGTCAGGATAAGGTGGAGGAGGTGGCGAAGGAGGAGAAGACGATGCCGTTGATCGGAGAGGAGCACTTGGTTTTCGAGGCATTGAGGACCGCTGATTTCTGGGTAATGTTTATATCGTTTCTGTGTGGAGTGGGGACTGGCTTGGCGGTGATGAACAATATGGGACAGATTGGGTTGGCCCTTGGCTACACCGACGTGTCCATTTTCGTTTCGCTCACTAGCATTTGGGGGTTTTTCGGCCGAATCATTTCGGGTACCGTTTCGGAGCATTTCGTCAA GAAAGCTGGTACACCAAGACCTCTTTGGAATGCAGCTTCTCAGATTGTAATGGCTGTCGGTTACGTTCTTATGGCCTTGGCAGTGCCTGGTTCCCTATACATTGGTTCAATCGTTGTTGGGATTTGCTATGGCGTCCGTCTGGCCATTACGGTCACAGTTGCGTCCGAACTATTTGGCCTAAAGTATTATGGTCTCATCTACAACATTCTAATCCTCAACCTTCCTCTTGGGTCCTTCCTCTTTTCCGGGCTTCTTGCCGGCGTATTATACGACATGGAGGCTACTGCCACTACCGGAGGAGGCAATACCTGTGTTGGAGCACATTGCTACAGGCTAGTGTTTGTGGTGATGGCTGTTGCTTGCATTATTGGGTTTGGTCTAGACATTTTGTTGTCAGTTCGGTGCAAGGCTGTTTATGCCAAGATTTGTGCCCGCAATAGGTCGAAGAAGTCCTTACCCAATTCCCGAAGACGATCTGTTAAAGATTGA
- the LOC121254250 gene encoding peptidyl-prolyl cis-trans isomerase CYP21-1-like isoform X3, with product MRRTISVLVQPRCLLLYLVLSVFLIFSFSKPKTKTKQVEEKAEEVPEITHRVYLDVNIDKQRQGRIVIGLYGQAVPKTVENFRALCTGEKGKGASGKKLHYKGTPFHRIVSGFMIQGVVSMVNSGPNSNGAQFFITTVKTSWLDGEHVVFGKVIQGMDIVFAIEGGAGTYSGKPRKKVVIAESGEIPKSKWDEES from the exons ATGCGTCGAACGATATCCGTTTTGGTCCAGCCACGGTGCCTCCTCCTCTACCTGGTCCTCTCTGTTTTCCTCATCTTTTCGTTCTCGAAGCCAAAGACCAAGACCAAGCAG GTTGAAGAGAAAGCAGAAGAGGTGCCTGAAATTACCCACAGAGTTTACCTGGATGTTAATATTGATAAACAGCGTCAAG GTAGAATCGTGATTGGATTATATGGCCAAGCTGTACCAAAAACTGTTG AAAACTTTAGGGCTTTGTGCACAG GGGAGAAAGGTAAGGGTGCCAGTGGAAAGAAGCTCCACTACAAAGGAACACCATTTCATCGTATAGTCTCTGGGTTCATGATTCAAG GCGTTGTTTCCATGGTAAATTCCGGGCCTAATTCAAATGGCGCTCAATTTTTTATCACTACTGTTAAAACCAGCTG GTTGGATGGGGAACATGTTGTCTTTGGCAAGGTTATTCAAGGCATGGACATTGTGTTTGCAATTGAAGGTGGGGCAGGAACCTACAGTGGGAAGCCTAGAAAGAAGGTCGTAATTGCCGAGTCTGGAGAGATACCCAAGAGCAAGTGGGATGAGGAAAGTTAA
- the LOC121254250 gene encoding peptidyl-prolyl cis-trans isomerase CYP21-1-like isoform X1, with amino-acid sequence MRRTISVLVQPRCLLLYLVLSVFLIFSFSKPKTKTKQVEEKAEEVPEITHRVYLDVNIDKQRQGRIVIGLYGQAVPKTVENFRALCTGEKGKGASGKKLHYKGTPFHRIVSGFMIQGGDIIYGDGRGYESIYGVTFADENFKIKHSHAGVVSMVNSGPNSNGAQFFITTVKTSWLDGEHVVFGKVIQGMDIVFAIEGGAGTYSGKPRKKVVIAESGEIPKSKWDEES; translated from the exons ATGCGTCGAACGATATCCGTTTTGGTCCAGCCACGGTGCCTCCTCCTCTACCTGGTCCTCTCTGTTTTCCTCATCTTTTCGTTCTCGAAGCCAAAGACCAAGACCAAGCAG GTTGAAGAGAAAGCAGAAGAGGTGCCTGAAATTACCCACAGAGTTTACCTGGATGTTAATATTGATAAACAGCGTCAAG GTAGAATCGTGATTGGATTATATGGCCAAGCTGTACCAAAAACTGTTG AAAACTTTAGGGCTTTGTGCACAG GGGAGAAAGGTAAGGGTGCCAGTGGAAAGAAGCTCCACTACAAAGGAACACCATTTCATCGTATAGTCTCTGGGTTCATGATTCAAGGTGGGGATATCATTTATGGTGATGGTAGGGGGTATGAATCTATATATGGTGTCACCTTTGCAGATGAGAATTTCAAGATAAAACATTCACATGCAG GCGTTGTTTCCATGGTAAATTCCGGGCCTAATTCAAATGGCGCTCAATTTTTTATCACTACTGTTAAAACCAGCTG GTTGGATGGGGAACATGTTGTCTTTGGCAAGGTTATTCAAGGCATGGACATTGTGTTTGCAATTGAAGGTGGGGCAGGAACCTACAGTGGGAAGCCTAGAAAGAAGGTCGTAATTGCCGAGTCTGGAGAGATACCCAAGAGCAAGTGGGATGAGGAAAGTTAA
- the LOC121254250 gene encoding peptidyl-prolyl cis-trans isomerase CYP21-1-like isoform X2: MRRTISVLVQPRCLLLYLVLSVFLIFSFSKPKTKTKQVEEKAEEVPEITHRVYLDVNIDKQRQENFRALCTGEKGKGASGKKLHYKGTPFHRIVSGFMIQGGDIIYGDGRGYESIYGVTFADENFKIKHSHAGVVSMVNSGPNSNGAQFFITTVKTSWLDGEHVVFGKVIQGMDIVFAIEGGAGTYSGKPRKKVVIAESGEIPKSKWDEES; this comes from the exons ATGCGTCGAACGATATCCGTTTTGGTCCAGCCACGGTGCCTCCTCCTCTACCTGGTCCTCTCTGTTTTCCTCATCTTTTCGTTCTCGAAGCCAAAGACCAAGACCAAGCAG GTTGAAGAGAAAGCAGAAGAGGTGCCTGAAATTACCCACAGAGTTTACCTGGATGTTAATATTGATAAACAGCGTCAAG AAAACTTTAGGGCTTTGTGCACAG GGGAGAAAGGTAAGGGTGCCAGTGGAAAGAAGCTCCACTACAAAGGAACACCATTTCATCGTATAGTCTCTGGGTTCATGATTCAAGGTGGGGATATCATTTATGGTGATGGTAGGGGGTATGAATCTATATATGGTGTCACCTTTGCAGATGAGAATTTCAAGATAAAACATTCACATGCAG GCGTTGTTTCCATGGTAAATTCCGGGCCTAATTCAAATGGCGCTCAATTTTTTATCACTACTGTTAAAACCAGCTG GTTGGATGGGGAACATGTTGTCTTTGGCAAGGTTATTCAAGGCATGGACATTGTGTTTGCAATTGAAGGTGGGGCAGGAACCTACAGTGGGAAGCCTAGAAAGAAGGTCGTAATTGCCGAGTCTGGAGAGATACCCAAGAGCAAGTGGGATGAGGAAAGTTAA
- the LOC121254252 gene encoding protein HIGH ARSENIC CONTENT 1, mitochondrial: MDATKGPEDVATVDVHAAKDLLGSGHSYLDVRTVEEFNKSHIEKALNVPYMFITQQGRVKNPHFLAQVEAICQKDDHLVVGCNSGGRSLRASVDLLKAGYEHVTNMGGGYSAWVDSGLAGGDKPADELKTACKFRP, translated from the exons ATGGATGCCACCAAGGG GCCTGAAGATGTTGCGACTGTAGATGTGCATGCTGCCAAAGATCTTCTGGGTTCAGGTCACAGTTATTTAGATGTGAG GACAGTGGAGGAGTTCAACAAGAGCCACATCGAAAAGGCACTGAATGTCCCTTACATGTTCATCACCCAACAAG GTAGAGTTAAAAACCCCCACTTTCTCGCACAAGTAGAGGCCATTTGCCAGAAGGATGATCATTTAGTCGTG GGTTGCAATAGCGGAGGCAGATCACTGCGTGCTAGTGTTGATCTTCTCAAGGCA GGCTACGAGCATGTGACGAATATGGGAGGGGGTTATTCAGCATGGGTGGACAGTGGCCTTGCTGGCGGTGACAAACCAGCAGACGAGCTCAAAACGGCTTGCAAGTTCCGCCCTTGA
- the LOC121254253 gene encoding LOW QUALITY PROTEIN: CTL-like protein DDB_G0288717 (The sequence of the model RefSeq protein was modified relative to this genomic sequence to represent the inferred CDS: inserted 1 base in 1 codon), whose amino-acid sequence MGSVEEPDKPISLCDSSSSPTQPLLSKHPFPSSPPPPPLDDKPIEPEPDPTQFLQISYNYGPRPFKDLPFLLLFLLFVLSTFAFGIFSIFHRNTDYSDLSSFSYDSNSTSCIESSLSDTHANWVRFYSFLSSSILESLIWTLVVTFILSIPICLLLLLLLKHYTKQIVYASLPFFIVIPIFLNVYWFVACTVSSSCSDAFPLAYRILALVFVFLVIGVIIWIFVVHWHRIELTVSIIGVASDALWSNLGLFWVLPCLTLGXVVYYVPIVVFLVFARQNGKIVPRETSGEYTCVWKQDGWVPAYYALAILAMFWSAAVMVEVQVYVISGTVSQWYFSKEDETPRRSIRSSLRNAFGPSSGTICLSGLLIGVVRVVRATVDTARQEDVPGIVNLILRCCANVFLSAVDFLNKFTINFAAITGETYCTSARMTYELLKRNLLSAVFVETISTRLLGGIVFVLSAIYAIVVCAILKAVSHLEAEAYYVAALAWVLLIVVLSFFVHVLENVIDTVYVCYAMDRDSGDVCKREVHEVYVQLPISRNHRPSLAPTLVV is encoded by the exons ATGGGTAGCGTAGAGGAACCCGACAAACCCATATCCCTCTGCGATTCTTCCTCCTCTCCCACCCAGCCTCTCCTCTCCAAACACccctttccttcttctcctcctcctcctccactcgACGACAAACCAATAGAACCGGAGCCGGACCCGACACAGTTCCTTCAGATCTCCTACAACTACGGGCCCAGGCCCTTCAAGGACCTCCCtttcctcctcctctttctcCTCTTCGTCCTCTCCACCTTTGCCTTCGGCATCTTCTCCATCTTCCACAGGAACACCGACTACTCCGACCTCTCCTCCTTCTCTTACGATTCCAACTCCACCTCTTGTATCGAAAGCTCACTCTCAGATACACACGCCAATTGGGTTCGCTTCTATTCATTTTTGTCTTCCAGTATATTGGAAAGTTTGATATGGACCCTCGTGGTTACCTTCATTTTGAGCATACCCATTTGCTTACTTTTGCTTCTGTTACTCAAACATTACACCAAACAAATCGTCTACGCGTCCCTTCCTTTCTTTATTGTCATCCCCATCTTCTTAAACGTCTACTGGTTCGTCGCCTGCACCGTTAGCTCCTCTTGCAGTGACGCGTTCCCTTTGGCTTATCGGATTCTGGCCCTTGTTTTCGTCTTCCTGGTCATAGGCGTGATTATCTGGATCTTCGTGGTCCACTGGCACCGAATCGAGCTTACCGTGAGCATAATTGGGGTTGCCTCGGATGCGCTGTGGAGTAATTTGGGCTTGTTTTGGGTCCTACCGTGTTTGACACTCG TAGTGGTCTATTACGTGCCGATTGTGGTGTTCTTGGTGTTTGCGAGGCAGAATGGGAAGATTGTGCCGAGGGAAACCAGTGGAGAGTACACTTGTGTATGGAAGCAAGATGGGTGGGTGCCCGCGTACTATGCGCTGGCGATACTTGCGATGTTCTGGTCCGCGGCGGTCATGGTGGAAGTGCAGGTTTATGTGATTAGTGGGACTGTTTCACAGTGGTATTTCTCCAAGGAGGATGAGACACCTAGGCGAAGTATAAGAAGTTCTTTAAG AAATGCATTCGGACCCTCCTCGGGCACAATATGTTTATCTGGTCTACTTATTGGTGTTGTACGTGTGGTGCGTGCTACTGTTGATACTGCAAGACAAGAAGACGTTCCAGGGATAGTGAACCTTATACTACGTTGCTGTGCCAATGTTTTCCTGTCAGCAGTTGATTTTCTTAACAAGTTTACTATCAATTTTGCGGCAATAACTGGTGAAACTTACTGCACATCTGCGAGAATGACATATGAGCTTCTAAAACGGAATCTTCTGTCGGCTGTATTTGTGGAGACCATCTCCACCCGTCTATTGGGTGGAATTGTTTTTGTCCTCTCAGCAATATATGCAATTGTG GTCTGTGCTATACTAAAGGCTGTGAGCCATCTCGAGGCGGAAGCATACTATGTGGCTGCTCTGGCATGGGTGCTGCTTATTGTGGTGCTGAGCTTCTTTGTTCATGTGCTGGAGAATGTGATTGATACCGTGTATGTTTGTTATGCCATGGACAGGGACAGCGGAGATGTTTGTAAACGGGAGGTTCACGAGGTTTATGTTCAACTACCCATTAGTAGAAACCATAGACCATCTCTTGCCCCAACTCTGGTTGTATAA